In the Pogona vitticeps strain Pit_001003342236 chromosome 2, PviZW2.1, whole genome shotgun sequence genome, ACATCTGGACCTTTTCATACATCCCAGAGTTTGCAAATGggctttctttgttttattaccatttactgttttattattgtttactGTGGAATAAAcacaggctttgtttgcaagtatgaTCGCTCACTCACGGAGATCTGCCTGAGTTTTGTCTCTGGGAACACAGATGGATGTAAATTTCTAACAACAGGCTGCCCAACAAAAGTTGGAGGAAAATATTATCCAGATCTCCTctgttttcctccttctctcccttatCCATCAACCTATCTGGGTGATGGataagggagagaaggaggaaaacagAGAAGGAGATCTGGATAATATTTTCCTCTAACTTTTGTccctatattttaaaaacttgtgtTCTTTTTTCTCACAGGTCCTGGGCTTTGACCCATTTCCTTCCTGCTCTGCTATGGGGAAGCTGGGAGTTGCCCCCACGGCTTTTCTCTGTCTGCACCTCCtccttgttttcctcttcagagAAACACTTGGTCAGAGCAAGCAGACGGAGGGGTAAGGAGAGAAAGCGATGGGGAGGGGAGATGGGGGGTCCCACTTCTGTGGAAGCAGAAGTAAGGATTAGGGGGTAGTTCTTGGTTCAGTAGCAATACACACACAGGGCTTTATTCCTCTGGGGAAATTCTGGAAATGTGGGAACATGTAATGAAACAGAGAAGAAGCCAGAAGTGGGAAACTCAGAAAACTATCTGAGGAACTCATTGACAGGAGACCTGCTGGTGGATACAGCAtctgcaactttaaaaaaaaaatttttcgTATTTGtcagcgtataagatgactgggcgtataagacgaccccaacatttccactcaaaatatagagtttgttatatacttgctgtataagactacccctcccTCTGCATtttaccccccctccccccatagcGAGGCGTGCCATGGATTGGGGCCCAAGCGACGGTAGGGCTTAcctgaggtgggggggaaggtctTAAAAGATGGTAAATGAAAAGATGGAGGCAGAGTAGCCTTGTCATCTGTTCCCTCTACCCCCTTCTTTACTGTGTATTTTACTCCTATCTGATAGGCCAAAAATTGGGAGGtgcaaaaaaatagaaataaaaatggggaaacctACATGACCAGAGGAGAAATTCAGGTTGGAGAGAAAGGAATAAAAGATTGAGCACTACCTCCCTCCAAAAATTGTTCTCTACTGAAAATCCATCTCCTGGGTGCTTTTCTTTAGTAATAGTGACTTCTTTAGTCCCTTCTTCACGGCTGAATGTTGTCACATTTTTCCAAAAACTTACAGTTTTTGTCCCATCCTTGTTTCCTATCAggttgcagatttttttaaaaaaatttgcacTCTGAAACAATTCAGTGCATTTTCCCCTAATGTGAGCACTTTTTCTGGTTTTGGCTTAATGTCTGCATCTATTTACGCTTTTTACCTGATGTCCCCATTCCTGCCATCTGCATAAAGCATATTTGTGCataggtgttttttccccccaaatgtaTAAGGAGCTTTGCTTGCTCCTTATTTCATTAAAATTAACCATGCAGGTGTGTGAGCTCTTGACGTGCGGTGTGTTTCTTTTCGCAGTTAATGTTGAGAGCTGTTCCGAGTGAGAATGTAGAGTGGTTTGAAATTATATATTGTAGCAGACTTTCCTTGAATCACCTCAGGCCAGGTTACTTACTTGATgagctaaaacaaacaaatatgcctTTTTAGTTTTATGTTCTTTCTGATATATCCACAGCCGAGTGTGTGCGCGAAACATGTTGCGCATCCCCTTGACCTACAATGAGACCTACGCCAAGCCCCAGCATCAGCCGTACCTGAAATTGTGCCCTGGACCCCGTGTATGCAGCACCTACAGGTAGATGGAGAGTTTTGTTGTCTAATAGGAAAGAGGGTGAGCGAGCAAGCAGAAGCAGGCAGTGTGTTTTTTCCCTGGCTTCCAAGTTATTTTGGAAGGTACGAAGTTTTAGAGAGCCCGCTATACGAATCAGCCATTCCATACCTGTAAAAAAGTTGTCTGATTGCAATCTCACAAGCATTTTCCCATAGTGTGCCAAGTatgctttattttgtgactgGTCCTCAGGAGTTAAACGCCAGGTCAGTTTGCATGAGTCAATTAGGAGAGGACTGTCGCCGGTTAAAACACACgaatgtgtttctttctttcagtgacaTGTCAACATGAGCATCTGATCTCACCTTGAGGTTAGGGGATGAATTAAGACTTTCATGTCAGGTTGATTCTGAGGTGACTCTGCCCAGATTCACAAGTGTCTCCTTATTTCAGGTGGAAAGAACTTTGTTAAATAGTTGAAGTTGAGAAAAGCCAAATACATCAAGTCCTCCAATAAATTCAGGGCTGTGAAGGCTTAGAAAGGTCTACCTTGgccaacttgggtcctttttaaggagaagagtGGGATAATAAtactttaaatgaattaaataaaatagatttgaAACTCTCACTCTTAACCACATCAGTGCAACCTTTCAATAGTTAATTATTATGATTTTCTGAGAAACTCCTCATCTTGGACATCTAAATGACAAGCAACTTGACGATGCTCCACACTGGAAATATAGTGGAACCTTGCTAgatgattaccccgcaaaacaacgaatccacataacgatgactttttgtgatctctATAGCGATCGCagaacgatgtttcctatgggggaattttgctgcacGATGATTTCGTCcatgcttcgcagaccgtttttcgcaagatgacaattttgacagctcggTCCACGCTTCCCTTGTTCGCTAGATGccgattttacagctgatcggcggttcacaaaaccgctttcctatgggcgatcttcactggacaacgaTAATCCttcccctttggaacgcattaaacaggtttcaatgcatttcaatggggaaacgcttttcgttagacgatgttttcacaagacagcaatttcaatggaatggattaagatcgtctagcggggcaccactgtagctgtatCTATCAAACATGACCTGTGTGGATGGAGGAGAAAttattttcagttcatttttaaataatatacaAGATGTTTCAGGAGTCTTTGTATCGGAGACAAAAATAACTCAAGGTTTAAAGATCTGTTTGTGGGAGAAAGGGCAAAGCAGAAAAATGTCGCCGTTGTGAACGGATGCATACAGAATCTGGCATAACGCTGCGTCTGAGATTGCAAACTCTTAAATCCAAGTTTCCTCTCAGCCACAAACTCTTTAGATAGTCTAATACAAACCATCATACTTTTTCTTCAGTTCCCCACCATCAACCTCATTATCATCatggtgctgtcaagtcaattcgacttatggcaaccctcttccgttttccaggtagagaacacacagaggTGGGGGCAACTCTGGGGCTgcgcatcttgcccaaggccacctaggctggctctacttgcggggaggcacagtgggaaatcgaactcccaaactctggctgtCTCATCTAGATACTTAACTCGCTAAGCTATCCAGTTGCATAGCAACTATAACAGTTTGTCTCAAATGTTTATTGCTGCCTGAGATCATGTTTCTCAATTCATTAAAGACAAGAAATGCCATTGCTCATTTCCCCTCTGATGTTCAGGTCGTAAGTGCCATTGATTATTCCTTTTAAAAGGAGCTCCACCTGTGTATGAGGAGGACATATAGATATAGTTGGTTTAATCATAATtgtatgccattaagtcaattccaaggacagatcctgaagctcaggctccaatactttggccatctcatgagaagagaagaatccttggaaaagaccttgatgttaggaaagtgtgaaggcaagaggagaaggagacgacagaggacgagatggttggacagtgtcatcgaagcgaccaacatgaatttgacacaactccgggaggcagtggaagacaggagggcctggcgtgctctggtccatggggtcacgaagagtcagacatgacttaacaactaaacgaacgaagTCAATTCCAATGTATAGTGActctagggttttctagatgtAGAAGACTCAGAACTGGTTTAGTTTATTTGTCGTGAGTTGCCTTGAGGCAATGTATCCTGGAAGATgacattaaaaaattgtaattgtttttataatttagGTTCCTTTTTTCCCATGCAGTGTTATATCATTCAATTTTATGGTGTTAAGTTtgctgtccctaaacacagcggacggccattttttttaacccgacagccattttggaaccaccaatcagctgttttaaaatcgtcactttgcgatgatcggtaagcgaaacagggacccgatcatcgcaaagcaaaaaaaaacccatttaaaacatcgcaatgcgatcgcttttgtgatcgcaaaatcttcgctgctatgcggtttcatcgctaaacggagcgcccgttaagcgaggcaccactgtacagtaataataattatagaggtggtggtgaggggtcAGGCTCCATTCAGCCGAGCTGGGACCAATGAGGGACAGATAAGGATCCCTGGGTTCTTTTTCTTAGGACTACATACCGGGTTGCCACACGACAGGTGCGGAAGGAGATCCTGCAGGCCAACATCATTTGCTGTCAAGGCTGGAAGAAACGGCATCTGGGGGACACTAAATGTGAGGAAGGTGAGTTGATTTGGATTGTGCCAAGTGGCCACATGTTCTCTTGCAAGGAGGGCGGTCCTCTCTTTGTCTTCCTGTGTTTGCTAGACTAGAGGACGAACCTCCTCTGGAAAGTCTGCTCCATTCAAAAACCTGTCCTGTCCAAGCCCGATTTAAAGGAAGGTGAGGGACTCTGGCTTCCTCGGTCCAGCCTTTGTGGCACCTGGACCATGAATGTCATTTATCAGAATCTTCCTCCCACTGAGTGGGATGCAttgacattatttttaaattataaaaacaattagCAACTTTGCCTTTGAAGATTAATATGTCAATGAATATTAATATAGCCCATTTGCACAAAACGGTGTATCCTAAATACAAcgccattttgtgcaaattgacACCCTATTTCATTGTCTTACAGGCCCCTTTTCAATTCAATTATTGTGTGGTCCTTCTTTGGTGGTCACCCAACATAGAACAACATAGGAGGCTCAACTGTTGTGGAAAgcgaggcagctgcctcaggcggcagactttaggtggtggtggtagtgatggtGAGGTGTTTGAAGAGAGAATCCTGTGAGCAGGAAGCCGTTGGTTATGAATTAAAAGATGATCCTCATCATCACTATTGAAGTTAGGCTAAAATGCTCCTCCTGGTGACTTCTCATTGTGAAATCATCTTAGAAACATCATCCAGAACTacagagaccctatggatcatcaagtctagcccctgtcaaggaggcacagcgatGAGTTGAACCCCCCCACCTCTCTGAATTATTGAACTGAGCAAAAAATTATTGGGCTAAATTCCACATGTGGATAAAGCAAATGTCAAAACAGGAAATCGAATTTAATCcggaaatatttttgttaggattattaccaaatactgtagatataCAAAGCTATTCTTTAATACTCTAGGTTTTGACAGCAGCTCGGTTATTATGGGCACAGGTTTGGAAAGATGAGAATCCACCAAATGATGaaatgatcattaaaaaaatattagaaagtgcagaaatggatagattaaCTAAGAGGCTAAAGGAACCAGAAGAATCATCTTTTTAtttaagctggaatttattttttaagtggtggaaagtaaaaatcccgcagtaaaggaacagaaaatgaataaaaaatgaaatgtcGTGAATAGAATCTCATCAGAAGAATTATTCCAACATACAAGATTGCTTCTATGTTGAACcttacacttttttctttttttgcatttagattatctttgtttattgttCGACGATCAGAGGTTCTTACATtttatgtttactgtttaaatGCGCATTATGCTATGTCTCTATGTTTTTAAATCTtatgttggaaaaaaaataaactattgaactatccagcagtgcAATGATGAAAGGGCCATTTTCTCTGTCATCTTGGGTATCTGGAGAGCTCTCAGAGTACTACATAGCCCTCTCCTTTGACTAAACTATTCCCCACCTAGGGTTCTGTGAATTGCTGGGATTCTGGACCGGATACTTAGTGAATATGGATAAGTTGTGCACCTAAATGTTCAGCCAGAcagaggtggcttacaaaacaGAAGAACGCTCACAGCTTTGCAttagtgaaataataataataattttttgaagttttaacaataacaaaatgtgattaacaaaaataacaaattaaaagagGTCCACCCTGACCTACGTGATCTGCTCTAACTGACAACAACTCCACCAGGTCTCAAAGCAGAAATACAGATGATAAATAGCCCACAACTAGAGCCGAAAGGACATTGGGGAGAAacgttcaggcaggcttttgtgCTTGAGAAATCGTACTTCCAAGGAATTGCACAAGAAAGCAAGAAATTGTGCTAATTATACCATGTGCGAAAAGTTCCTGCTGTGCACTCAGATGCTGATACAGTTAAGGAATTCCATCTTCTTATGTTGGGTTATGTATATATGGCAGCTGTCAGACTGCAGAGTTTTCTCCTGGCCTGATAaagtgaaatcttttttttttaacactgggAGTGCCAGGTATTGAACGTCAGGCCTTTCACATGCCAAGCCTCAGACCTGCCACAAAGCTATACAGCATTCCTGGTACAGGAGAACTCTGTCTAGCTTAGCATTTCCCAAAACGTTGAGAGCTCAGTCTTGGccttccttttgtctctcctcAGCTGTTTGCCACAAACCGTGCCAGAACGGAGGCCTTTGTGTCCGGCCAAATCAGTGCCAGTGCCAGCCAGGTTGGGGCGGACGGTACTGCCACGTTGGTAAGTGGAAGCCAGAAATGCGGGGAGAAGATTTCTTGAGCTCTGCGGTCTTTCCCccatcttctttcactttccttccctccttcttacTCCCGTGTGCAAggctgattttaaaaacagaagtttcACTTCTGTTCTGACATGGCCTTGGGCAGAAGAAATACTTCAGGATCCCGATAAAAAGAAAGTGTACACTGCACAAACAGACCATTCAAGTTTCTAGCCCTTAAGGCTGCAGAGGGATGTTTTAAACTTGGCCGACAcaggttttctgttttttaaaaaagtctctttGAGGACATGCAGCCTTTACTAACAGTGTTTGGTGGCTTTGTCCTAGCCACGTAAACCTGGCTGGTGGCTAAATTTGCTAAACGGCCACGATGACCATGAAAATGAGTAATGACATGAACGTGGcagtcaggtgtgtgtgtgtgtggggggggaattacACCTTTTAGGGGATGGGTTTAGCTCCAGAGTTGCCAGTTGCTGACCTCCAACTTTGTCACCTGCGgtattttaaagtactgtatatatacccAGCTACAATATCCATGCCTGATCTCTTACTTCAGATATGAGAGGAACAGCCCATGGGCTAGtaccagaaaagaaaataaattaacttCGTTTTGCAAACCCCTAAATCCAACTGAGAGCTGAACCGGAGGCGTTGAGAGTGTCCAGACTCCCTTCGTTCCTTTTTCCGTGCGGTTTTGGATCATTGCAAATGTCACAAACTAATGTTACATGGAGTTAACTGACAGTCTTTTGTTTACCTCATGAAACACAGAACAATCTTTGGCTTAAAATAAACATTATAACCAACTAAAATAAGCCTTGGACTGCCTGTGCTCTGAGGAGGGAATACTGACCCTAGCTGCTCCTGCCAGATTAGATTTTggatttattatttgtttttatgagAACACCCAGAATCCTCCGCCTAGCACTGGAGTTTTCATCCCCGAAAGTAACTCTTCCGAGATTGTGCGCTGGCCTTCTGTTGCAAACTGAAAACAttacttctttttcttccacAAAGTCCCACAAGCAGCCCTGAGGCCTTgtgggtaataataataataataataataataataataataataataataataataataataataataataataataataataataataataataataataataataataataggaacagcatgcatactgctccgatatttaacagatacttaggtttttggttaaaacttgtatctgttacataataataccagtcagtgtttttatagttttgattgactctGCCTGGTGTTCTcgaatcatcatcatcctcttagaaccagcactggaagggaccctgtagatcatcaagtccaactcctgtcaaggaggcccagtgggggaaggACACTCAGTCTGCCCAAACCATTTCGCTATCTAGCCGTTCTTGTTATCGTCATGATTGCCTTCCCAAACTTGCAGCCCCAcatccttctttctgtctttgtgtAGATGTGGATGAATGCCGCGCCCCCGTCGCTCTCTGTGAACACCGCTGTGTCAACACTGCGGGGAGCTACTACTGCCAGTGTGACCCTGGCTACGCTCTGGCGCCGGACGGCAGAAGCTGCCACGTCCTTCCCACGGCCCAGGCGGCCCCTATGCTCGGCAGTAAAGGTGAGTTCCATGGTGACTGGCTGCTTTAAGGTGGGAGAAGGCTATCGTAGAGTTCATGTTTTGAATCTTATAAGCCCTGAAAGGTAAAACAGCACCCACTGGTGCAATCAGCCATTATGTGAGTGTTTTGACTGGACAGGATGTTGGCCTGATTGATTaaagcattttgtgtgtgtgtgtgaatgactTAACATCCACTTGATCAGGTGCACAGAGTACCGTTTTAGAGGTTCAGGCCTTGTGGTGGCCACTGAAGCATCGAGTAGAAAGATCTCTCCCTCAAAGAGCATTTTGCATTCAATTAGCATTTAAGCTGATCTGAGCAAATGTCATCATAATTGCACATAATTACTGTAATTACACATAACTGCATTAAGTTAACATATGCTAACTTGAGCTGATATAATTACGGAACGAAAACGGCTCGTATCCTGTCGTGGAGCAGTTTCTCCTTCCTCAACGCTTACGCGAGGGGAGCGCAGCACCCCCTTGCACGAGCGTAAATCCTGGTTGCTTTCAGCGGAGCAACCTCTGCCTTGCATACCTTCAAGCCAGAGGCTGCTGGAGAGAACACAGAGCACTCTGCCCGCGGAGGCCTTGATGCTCTGTGTTGGTGAACGAAGTTCTAGTCTACGTTAGGGAACTTCATGAAGAAACGCGATGTGTGTGTTAGGTGCTATCAGGTGAGAACTAACTTGCTGCaattcaaggtaagt is a window encoding:
- the EGFL8 gene encoding epidermal growth factor-like protein 8; translated protein: MKCQGARARGGWAGHHLCHWDRGVHGSHPREVGIRPFRIGHTPSLAGTGRLASKAIGLDLRGVRLRSTASAKPERECAKEQVLGFDPFPSCSAMGKLGVAPTAFLCLHLLLVFLFRETLGQSKQTEGRVCARNMLRIPLTYNETYAKPQHQPYLKLCPGPRVCSTYRTTYRVATRQVRKEILQANIICCQGWKKRHLGDTKCEEAVCHKPCQNGGLCVRPNQCQCQPGWGGRYCHVDVDECRAPVALCEHRCVNTAGSYYCQCDPGYALAPDGRSCHVLPTAQAAPMLGSKVQTLGIQETIPNEIQELQAKVEQLEERLERAISVLPPPLEPTQLKELWNRLRYLDQVESLSDQLLFLEEKLGDCACQNGKNGFGYDIAR